TGCGTGCCCTGCTCATGCAGGTGCCCCTTATGCATCACCAGGATGGTGTCCGCCTTCTGGATCGTCGACAACCGGTGCGCAATCATCACCGACGTCCGCCCCGTAATCATGCGGTCGACGGCTGAACGTACTAGCAGCTCGGTCTCGGTATCCACCGAACTCGTCGCTTCATCCAGAATCAAAATGCCAGGCTTGTGCGCCAGCGCGCGTGCAAACGAAATCAACTGCTTCTGCCCGGTGGAGAAGGTTGCGCCGCGTTCCGTCACCGGCTCCTGCAACCCGCCAGGAAGCTGGCGGATGAAGCCGCCGAGGTTCACATCCTCCACCGCCGCCTGCAGCTGCTCGTCGGTAATCCAGTCGCTGCCCAGGCGGATGTTCTGCGCGATGGTGCCGGTGAACAGGAACGGGTCCTGCAGCACCACGCCAAAGCGGCGGCGCAGCCGGTTCAAATCCTGCAGACGCACGTCGACACCGTCCACCAGCACCTCACCGCGCTGCACGTCGTAGAAGCGCATCATCAGGCTGGTAATGGTCGTCTTGCCCGCCCCGGTGTGGCCAACGATGGCTGCGGTCTCGTCGGTGGCAATCACAAACGAAACGCCCTTCAGAATCCACTCAATCTGAGTGTCCGCGGCAAGCTCTTCCTCGCTGGCGGAGGAGACAAAGACCTGCTGTGCCTCAGTCAGTTTCTGGTAGGTGAACCACACATTGCGGAACTCCACCGTACCCGTCTGGTCGCCGGCAATCGGCTGCGCAGGGGACTCAATCTGGGGAGCTGTGTCCAGCAGCTTGAAGATGCGCTCGCTGGCCGCCATGGCCGACTGCAGGATGTTGTACTTCTCGCTCAGGTCCTGGATCGGCCGGAAGAATCGCTGCGCATACTGCATAAAGGCGATCAGCACGCCGATGGTGACCGTGCCCGACAGAACACTGGCGCCGCCGCGCCAGATGACCAGGGCTATGGCCGTGGCGGACAGCAGTTCGACCGCCGGGTAGTACAGCGCATAGGCGAAGATCGCGTCCGTCCATGCGTCCTTGTTTTCCTTGTTGACGTTGGAGAAGTCGCGGAAGGCGCGCCGCTCGCGGTTGAACATCTGCACCACGCTCATGCCGGAGACATACTCCTGCGTGAACGAGTTGATATGCGCTGTTGCCGCTCTCTGCCTGCGGTAGCTGGACCGCACGTGATCGCGGAACAGCTTCGTACAGTAAAAAATCGCCGGAATCACCGACAGGGTGATCAGCGCCAGCAGCGGACTCATCTGCACCATCATCATGACGATGAACAGCAGCACGAAGATGTCTTCAAAAATGGCCAGCACGCCGGAGGTGAACATCTCATTCAGCGCGTCCACGTCGCTGGTCGCACGCGTTACCAGCCGGCCCACCGGGTTGTGGTCGTAGAAGCTGACATCCATCTTCTGCAGGTGGCGGAATATCTGGCTGCGCATGTCGAACATGATGCGCTGGCCGGTCCACTGCATCAGATAGGTCTGCAGGAACTCAAGTCCATAGGTCAGCAGCAGGGCAACCAGGTAGATGCCCGCAAGCTGGGTAATACCGAGAATCGGGTCCGTGCTCAGGTAGCGGACAATCCACGCCGCTTTGTGGCCTGGCTCGTGGGCCATGTAGTTGTCCACGCCCACCTTCACCAGGTAGGGTCCGGCAACGTCCGCGCCTGCCTTCAGCAGGATCGCAAGGGCGGAGATCAACGCATGCCCCGTGTACGGCCTCAGATAGGTCAGCAGCCTCCGCATCAGGCGTGAGTCAAACGCTTTGCCCGCCGGGTCGTCGTCGTGCACCGGCTTCTTTTTCTTCTTGTCCTGATCGTTGTCGGCCATTTGGATAAATTGTAGATGCGCTGCGCACCGCTCCCGATGCGTACTTTGCGCGCATCACGCCTTCTATTCCAGCCAGGACAATTGTCATCTCGACCGCAGCGGAGCGGAGTGGAGAGACCTGCATTTCCAAGAGGACAAGGATTAAATGAAAGAATAGAGATGTGACCTCAACCGGTGTCTACATCTCGGTCCCGTTTTGCCGCGCCAAGTGCAGCTACTGCAACTTCGCCTCCGATGCCTTCGGCCCCGCGCGTATGGACGCCTACGTCGACCGCCTGTGCCAGGAGATCGCCGCCGCGCCCGAAAGGGCGGAGAGGATGGGCGTTGCCAATAAGTGGCACGTGGATTCCATCTATTTCGGCGGAGGTACTCCGAGTCTGTTGTCAGAAGCGCACTTTAAGCGCATTTTTGACGCCTTTAAGCGCACCTTTTCGCTCCAAAACGATGCGGAATTCACCCTGGAATGCGCTCCCGGACAGCTTTCGGACGAGACCCTGGCCGAGCTGCAGCGCCACGGTCTGAACCGCGTCAGCCTGGGCGTACAGTCCTTCATCGACCAGGAATCCCGCGCCGTCGGCCGCTTCCACACACGGGAAGTCTGTTTGGAGGAGATTGCCCGGTTACGCTCCGCGGGGATCGAAGAGATCAATGTCGACCTGATCGCCGGGCTTCCGCACCAGACGTTAGAAAGCTTTCAGGAATCGCTGCAAGTAGCTGTTGGAACAGGAGTTCCGCATACCAGCGTCTACATGCTGGAGGTGGATGAGGAGTCGCGCCTGGGCAAGGAGTTGATAGCCGGCGGCGTCCGCTACCACGCCCACCACGTGCCGGACGACGGTCTTGTGGCCGACATGTACCTGCAAGCCTGCGAGTTCTTCGGTCAGAACGGCATCCCACAGTACGAGATCTCCAACCTCGCCCGTCCCGGCCACGAATCGCGCCACAACCTCAAGTACTGGAAGCGCTTACCGTATTTAGGCCTGGGACTCGACGCCCACTCCATGCTCGGGAACTGGCGCTTCCAGAATACCGATAACCTGACGGAGTACCTGGAGGGTAAGCCGGGGCCGGAACCGGAAGAGGTTTCGGCGGACGAAGCGTTTGAAGAGCGAATCTTCCTGGGATTGCGGCTGAATGAGGGGATTGAACTGGCAGTGCTTGGTGGCCACACCTCCCACCCGGTTATTAAGGCTCTTGAGGAGTTATCCAAGGATGGGCTGATCCGGATCGCCGATGGCCGGGCCGCGTTGACGGCGAAGGGGCGTCTGCTGTCGAACGACGTCTTCACGGAACTGCTGACCGCGACGGCCTGAGACAATACCTCTCATGGAGATCATCGAGCTTCGCAGCGACACCCTGACCAAGCCCACAGCCGCCATGCGCCAGGCCATGGCCACCGCCGAGGTTGGCGACGATGTCTACGGGGAAGACCCCACCATCAACAAGCTGGAAGCGCGCGCGGCGCAGGTCTTCGGCAAGGAAGCCGCCATCTTTGTCCCTACCGGTTCCATGGGGAACCTGACCGGCATCATGGTGCATGCCAGGCCGGGGCAGGAGGTTATCTGCGAGTCGCGAGCGCACATTCTCGACTGGGAGATGGGTTCGATGTGCTCGGTCGCGGGCACCATTCCGCGCACGGTCTACGGCGACCGCGGCATCCTGACCTGGGCGCAGATCCGCGAGAAAATCACCCTCGATACAGCCGCCTACTATCGCGCCCGCACTGGTCTGATCGAGCTCGAGAACTCGCACAATATGGCGGGCGGAACGGTGACTCCTCTCGATGTGTATGAAGAAATTTGGGCAGGAGCGAAGGAGAACGGCGTTCCCACGCATCTGGACGGAGCCCGTGTCTTCAACGCGGCCACGGCGCTGGGTGTGTCGGTCTCTCGCCTGACCAGCG
Above is a genomic segment from Terriglobus tenax containing:
- a CDS encoding ABC transporter ATP-binding protein, whose translation is MADNDQDKKKKKPVHDDDPAGKAFDSRLMRRLLTYLRPYTGHALISALAILLKAGADVAGPYLVKVGVDNYMAHEPGHKAAWIVRYLSTDPILGITQLAGIYLVALLLTYGLEFLQTYLMQWTGQRIMFDMRSQIFRHLQKMDVSFYDHNPVGRLVTRATSDVDALNEMFTSGVLAIFEDIFVLLFIVMMMVQMSPLLALITLSVIPAIFYCTKLFRDHVRSSYRRQRAATAHINSFTQEYVSGMSVVQMFNRERRAFRDFSNVNKENKDAWTDAIFAYALYYPAVELLSATAIALVIWRGGASVLSGTVTIGVLIAFMQYAQRFFRPIQDLSEKYNILQSAMAASERIFKLLDTAPQIESPAQPIAGDQTGTVEFRNVWFTYQKLTEAQQVFVSSASEEELAADTQIEWILKGVSFVIATDETAAIVGHTGAGKTTITSLMMRFYDVQRGEVLVDGVDVRLQDLNRLRRRFGVVLQDPFLFTGTIAQNIRLGSDWITDEQLQAAVEDVNLGGFIRQLPGGLQEPVTERGATFSTGQKQLISFARALAHKPGILILDEATSSVDTETELLVRSAVDRMITGRTSVMIAHRLSTIQKADTILVMHKGHLHEQGTHQQLLAQRGLYWKLYQLQYKDQEVVGAGAGETQPLTA
- the hemW gene encoding radical SAM family heme chaperone HemW, yielding MTSTGVYISVPFCRAKCSYCNFASDAFGPARMDAYVDRLCQEIAAAPERAERMGVANKWHVDSIYFGGGTPSLLSEAHFKRIFDAFKRTFSLQNDAEFTLECAPGQLSDETLAELQRHGLNRVSLGVQSFIDQESRAVGRFHTREVCLEEIARLRSAGIEEINVDLIAGLPHQTLESFQESLQVAVGTGVPHTSVYMLEVDEESRLGKELIAGGVRYHAHHVPDDGLVADMYLQACEFFGQNGIPQYEISNLARPGHESRHNLKYWKRLPYLGLGLDAHSMLGNWRFQNTDNLTEYLEGKPGPEPEEVSADEAFEERIFLGLRLNEGIELAVLGGHTSHPVIKALEELSKDGLIRIADGRAALTAKGRLLSNDVFTELLTATA
- a CDS encoding threonine aldolase family protein, translating into MEIIELRSDTLTKPTAAMRQAMATAEVGDDVYGEDPTINKLEARAAQVFGKEAAIFVPTGSMGNLTGIMVHARPGQEVICESRAHILDWEMGSMCSVAGTIPRTVYGDRGILTWAQIREKITLDTAAYYRARTGLIELENSHNMAGGTVTPLDVYEEIWAGAKENGVPTHLDGARVFNAATALGVSVSRLTSGFDTVMFCLSKGLCAPVGSMLVGSKASIERARVIRKTLGGGMRQAGVLAAAGLIALEEMSKRLAEDHANARLLAEAIAASPAAEIDLAGVQTNIVIFRLKNQGDAAGLVNRLGAKGIRMSAIGPHAVRLVTHNDVTRAQCETAAKVIVEELGA